One region of Termitidicoccus mucosus genomic DNA includes:
- a CDS encoding transposase, with product MENLRFFNPYAEVVFLQNRLPHWEQLGATYFVTFRLSDSVPRELREQWARERDAWLKRTPPPHSAAQEVEYHAMFSGRMERWLDEGMGSCVLRDTKASKIMADALAHFEGERCHQIAFIVMPNHVHTLFATLNGARVSDLVRSWKGFVAHRLKACLGARWPGWQKDYFDRLVRDETHFDRCVRYIRKNPVKAKLPSGASVLFESERAKSC from the coding sequence ATGGAAAATCTCCGTTTTTTCAACCCTTACGCGGAGGTTGTTTTTCTTCAAAATCGTCTGCCGCACTGGGAACAGCTGGGCGCAACTTATTTTGTCACCTTCCGGCTGTCCGATTCCGTGCCGCGCGAGTTGCGCGAGCAATGGGCGCGGGAGCGCGACGCGTGGTTGAAACGTACTCCACCACCGCACTCCGCCGCGCAGGAGGTCGAATACCATGCAATGTTTTCCGGACGCATGGAAAGGTGGCTGGATGAGGGGATGGGAAGCTGCGTGCTGCGCGACACCAAGGCATCCAAAATCATGGCGGACGCGCTCGCGCATTTCGAAGGCGAGCGGTGCCACCAGATCGCGTTCATCGTAATGCCGAATCACGTGCATACGTTATTTGCCACGCTCAACGGCGCGCGGGTGAGCGACCTCGTGCGCTCATGGAAAGGTTTCGTCGCGCACCGGTTGAAGGCGTGTCTGGGCGCGCGCTGGCCGGGATGGCAGAAGGATTATTTCGATCGCTTGGTGCGCGACGAGACGCATTTTGATCGGTGCGTGCGTTACATTCGGAAAAATCCGGTGAAGGCGAAACTGCCGTCAGGCGCTTCCGTGTTGTTCGAGAGCGAGCGGGCAAAATCGTGTTGA
- a CDS encoding autotransporter outer membrane beta-barrel domain-containing protein — protein MHLPKSLTLAAALLASTFALAPSALAQNRYWTGSNGNANWFEAGNWSPSMPAAGNNVYIDSGSYGTNPTPILNTGSVSLGGISVGTDTGGGALTVAGTSALTNTGQSRIGRGAGNDGSVTVSGSALWRMDSSLSVGENAGGMLDISDSGSVAVGTTLNIGRYAAATGSGTVKVGGSASLSVGTNMTVGEAGAGALSVGEAAVVTVSNNVIIGSAAGATGTATISGSGHLNVVSGTLIVGASGQSQGSLVIKDSGTVTNGGAAIIARDASSSGSVTVGDNARWTSSGTIIVGSHGTASLTIKDNAAVKSLSHVYIADWTDSQSSLAVTGSASLEAVGDIRVGMRGTGSLTLSGSAIVTGNRAYIGYSAVALGGAVVGGSARWDTTGLMSIGNSGTGMLTLADEAAVTAGNIVLGAVEGALGIATVGGTATFSTSGSLVVGALGSGTLAIKDSGTVISGDVVITATTGASGFVSVSGDARWQINGNLEVAPFDSGTLEIGDTARVAVTGNAYLGRNASSSGVVTVGGTSLLTVDGALVVGASGTGTLTIGDSGAVISGSASIAAGTGASGFVSVTDDARWQINGDLQVGNRSSGTLAIGANGQVAATGVVSIGLGNATGDGTLLVGGSAFFSSGGDLVLGANSDSRGTLEISESGTVVTAGLATIGYQQRAVGEVTVSDNALWRAGNIRVGGQGPGTLVISDSAAVSSDGYIYIANNTNAQGSIAIGDDARMAAGGDLRVGVGATSSGTLTVADRAIVTSNRSYIAYGGTSSGAVFIGDTARWETADLFTVGYGVGGSGTLAVTGSAFVSSGSDFTLGASAGGSGDVTVGETATLLVGGMLTVGSQGTGNLVIRDHATVTTGAAIITATTGASGFVSVGNEAAWQINGDLEVASRASGTLEINDTSRVSVVGNAHLGRNGSSAGVATVGGSSALTVGGTLFVGTSGTGSLLVKDSGTVVSDFSRIANGSASDGEVTVSGSARWHTISDLQVGVATTAAVPGTLIVTGNAVVSSGSTASIGNNTNSGGFVAVDENGRFDVAGLLQIGLRGTGTLALSGSAAATSGLANIGREGAGVGTAIVGDDARWDVAGQLTIGYSGTGVLVIEDSAIVTSASTVLAYGATGAGTLVLKGGILETGAIQRRSTAATTAAIIEMNGGTLRATAASADFFANIGDIAINATGIAPGASAFIFDTNGFEVTATNSFSYNGANDSVALEKTGAGTLTLAASNAYNGATLVTAGVLKAGSVGAITNSSRVTVAPGAALDLGGFMQFLKKLENNGEVRFGTTAATVGRTLTLLGDLSGTGTYAMSVDLTRQVSDSITVTGSATGSHVLQLKNYGGAASPNTSLTVLELANGGDAEFTSNDVDGGMGSYALTSGTDSSTGAVTYSLAATGNPSRAAGAILGTAGSLGTEWHYSLDSLRSRFGEIRAMKKPRKAATSTWYRATAYHLDTDVGLTGLPFDQDTYGVTAGLDRTIPSAASQLILGAFFTVNRTDRHYDNHGDGDTNDYGGGLYLTWLHESGWFADIVLKGNQYKNGFDVLADDGTATSADYSNVAAGFSVEFGRKVSFGRLWLEPGVQIASAWLGGGDYDTSTGIHVEIDRSSATQYRGQVRFGVDAGPCWHPYARLGAVRSENSGGLVHTAEGSWATQFAGWRFEAGAGLAFNVNSDSQLYFDYEYNKADHYERPWAVSLGYRRLW, from the coding sequence ATGCACCTACCCAAATCTCTCACACTCGCCGCTGCGCTGCTCGCCTCCACCTTTGCCCTCGCACCGTCAGCCCTTGCGCAAAACCGGTACTGGACGGGAAGCAACGGCAATGCCAATTGGTTTGAGGCGGGCAACTGGTCGCCCAGCATGCCAGCCGCCGGCAACAACGTCTATATCGACAGTGGTTCCTACGGCACCAATCCCACGCCGATCCTGAATACAGGCTCTGTTTCCTTGGGCGGCATTTCGGTCGGAACGGATACCGGCGGCGGCGCGCTTACCGTCGCGGGCACGTCTGCCTTGACCAACACGGGACAATCCCGCATCGGGCGCGGAGCGGGGAATGACGGGAGTGTCACGGTCTCAGGCAGCGCCCTTTGGCGCATGGACAGCAGCCTCAGTGTCGGGGAAAACGCCGGCGGGATGCTGGACATTTCCGATAGCGGCTCGGTCGCGGTCGGCACGACGTTGAACATCGGACGGTATGCGGCGGCTACTGGCAGCGGCACCGTGAAGGTCGGCGGGAGCGCGAGTCTTTCGGTCGGAACCAATATGACGGTCGGCGAGGCGGGCGCGGGGGCACTGTCCGTGGGAGAGGCCGCGGTTGTCACCGTCTCCAACAACGTCATCATCGGCAGCGCCGCCGGGGCGACGGGCACCGCCACCATCAGCGGAAGCGGCCATCTGAACGTCGTCAGCGGGACGCTGATCGTCGGCGCTTCGGGCCAAAGCCAGGGCTCGCTCGTCATCAAGGACAGCGGCACGGTTACCAACGGCGGCGCCGCCATCATCGCCAGGGACGCATCGAGCTCCGGCAGCGTCACGGTCGGCGACAACGCGCGCTGGACCAGCTCCGGCACGATCATCGTCGGGTCGCATGGCACGGCCTCGCTTACCATCAAGGACAACGCCGCGGTCAAAAGCCTTTCCCATGTTTACATCGCCGACTGGACGGACAGCCAAAGCTCGCTCGCCGTGACCGGCAGCGCCAGCCTGGAGGCCGTCGGCGACATCCGCGTCGGCATGCGCGGCACCGGCTCGCTCACCCTGTCCGGCAGCGCCATTGTCACCGGCAACCGCGCCTACATCGGTTACAGCGCCGTCGCCCTCGGCGGGGCTGTCGTGGGCGGCAGCGCCCGCTGGGACACGACTGGGTTGATGAGCATCGGCAACAGCGGCACGGGCATGCTCACCCTCGCGGACGAGGCGGCGGTCACCGCCGGCAATATCGTGCTCGGCGCCGTCGAGGGTGCCCTCGGCATCGCCACCGTGGGCGGCACCGCGACGTTTTCGACCAGCGGCTCGCTCGTCGTCGGCGCCCTCGGCTCCGGCACGCTCGCCATCAAGGACAGCGGCACGGTCATCAGCGGCGACGTCGTCATCACCGCCACCACCGGCGCGTCCGGTTTCGTCTCCGTCAGCGGCGATGCGCGGTGGCAGATCAACGGGAATCTGGAAGTCGCCCCGTTCGACAGCGGCACGCTCGAAATCGGCGACACCGCCCGCGTCGCCGTCACCGGCAACGCCTACCTCGGGCGCAATGCCTCCAGCAGCGGCGTCGTCACGGTCGGCGGCACCTCCTTACTCACGGTGGACGGCGCGCTGGTTGTCGGCGCGTCCGGCACGGGCACGCTCACCATCGGGGACAGCGGCGCCGTCATCAGCGGCTCCGCCAGCATCGCCGCCGGCACCGGCGCATCCGGTTTCGTCTCTGTCACCGACGACGCGCGATGGCAGATTAACGGCGACCTGCAAGTCGGCAACCGCAGCAGCGGCACGCTGGCAATCGGCGCCAATGGACAGGTTGCCGCGACGGGAGTCGTTTCCATCGGGCTCGGAAACGCCACGGGTGACGGCACCCTTCTGGTCGGCGGCAGCGCGTTTTTTTCCAGTGGCGGCGATCTGGTTCTCGGCGCGAACTCGGACAGCAGGGGAACGCTTGAAATCTCGGAAAGCGGAACCGTTGTCACCGCCGGCCTGGCAACCATTGGCTACCAGCAGCGCGCCGTCGGCGAAGTGACGGTCTCCGACAACGCCCTCTGGCGGGCGGGCAACATACGGGTGGGTGGGCAGGGGCCCGGCACTCTCGTCATTTCGGACAGCGCCGCCGTGAGCAGCGACGGCTATATCTATATCGCCAATAACACCAACGCCCAGGGTTCGATCGCCATCGGTGATGACGCGCGCATGGCCGCGGGCGGTGATTTGCGCGTGGGCGTCGGCGCGACCAGCAGCGGCACGCTCACCGTCGCGGACCGCGCCATCGTCACCAGCAACCGCTCCTACATCGCATATGGCGGCACCTCGTCCGGAGCGGTCTTCATCGGCGACACCGCCCGTTGGGAAACCGCCGACCTGTTTACTGTTGGTTATGGTGTTGGCGGCAGCGGCACGCTTGCCGTCACCGGCAGCGCATTTGTCTCCTCCGGCAGTGATTTTACTTTGGGAGCGAGCGCGGGCGGCAGCGGTGACGTGACCGTCGGCGAAACCGCCACCCTCTTGGTCGGCGGCATGTTGACCGTCGGTTCCCAAGGCACGGGCAATCTCGTCATCCGCGACCACGCCACCGTGACCACCGGCGCGGCCATCATCACCGCGACCACCGGCGCGTCCGGTTTCGTCTCCGTCGGCAACGAGGCGGCCTGGCAAATCAACGGCGACCTGGAGGTCGCCTCGCGCGCCAGCGGCACGCTCGAAATCAACGACACCTCGCGCGTCTCCGTCGTCGGCAATGCCCATCTCGGGCGGAATGGCTCCAGCGCCGGCGTCGCCACGGTCGGCGGCAGTTCCGCGCTCACGGTGGGCGGCACATTGTTTGTCGGCACGTCCGGCACGGGCTCGCTGCTCGTCAAGGACAGCGGCACCGTCGTCAGCGACTTTTCCCGCATCGCCAACGGCTCGGCCTCGGACGGCGAGGTCACGGTCTCCGGCTCCGCGCGCTGGCACACGATCAGCGATTTGCAGGTCGGCGTGGCGACCACCGCCGCCGTTCCCGGCACCCTCATCGTCACGGGAAACGCAGTCGTTTCCAGCGGCAGCACCGCCTCCATCGGCAACAATACCAACAGCGGCGGATTCGTCGCCGTTGATGAAAATGGCCGCTTCGATGTCGCGGGTCTCCTGCAAATCGGCTTGCGCGGCACCGGCACGCTCGCCCTTTCCGGCAGCGCGGCAGCCACCAGCGGTTTGGCCAACATCGGACGCGAGGGCGCCGGCGTCGGCACGGCCATCGTCGGGGATGACGCCCGCTGGGATGTCGCCGGCCAGCTCACGATCGGCTATTCCGGCACCGGCGTGCTGGTCATTGAAGATTCCGCGATTGTCACCAGCGCCAGCACCGTCCTCGCCTACGGTGCGACCGGCGCCGGCACGCTCGTGCTCAAGGGCGGAATCCTGGAAACCGGCGCTATTCAGCGAAGAAGCACCGCCGCCACCACCGCGGCCATCATCGAGATGAACGGCGGCACCCTCCGCGCCACCGCCGCCAGCGCCGACTTCTTCGCCAACATCGGCGACATCGCCATCAACGCCACCGGGATCGCCCCCGGCGCGAGCGCGTTTATTTTCGACACCAACGGATTCGAGGTCACCGCCACGAACAGCTTTTCCTACAATGGCGCAAACGACAGCGTGGCCCTTGAAAAAACCGGCGCGGGCACGCTCACCCTTGCCGCAAGCAACGCCTACAACGGTGCGACGCTCGTCACCGCCGGCGTCCTCAAGGCAGGCTCGGTCGGGGCCATCACCAACAGCAGCAGAGTCACGGTCGCCCCCGGCGCGGCCCTCGACTTGGGCGGGTTCATGCAATTCCTCAAAAAACTCGAAAACAACGGCGAGGTTCGTTTCGGCACCACGGCCGCCACGGTCGGACGGACGCTCACCCTCCTCGGCGATCTCTCCGGCACCGGCACCTACGCCATGTCCGTTGACCTCACCCGTCAGGTCTCCGACTCCATCACCGTCACCGGCTCGGCCACCGGCAGCCACGTGCTCCAGTTGAAAAACTACGGCGGCGCGGCTTCGCCCAATACCAGCCTGACCGTCCTCGAACTGGCAAACGGCGGCGACGCGGAATTTACCTCCAACGACGTGGACGGCGGCATGGGTTCCTATGCCCTCACGTCGGGCACCGATTCGTCCACCGGGGCCGTCACCTACAGCCTCGCCGCCACCGGCAATCCCAGCCGGGCCGCGGGTGCGATTCTCGGCACCGCCGGTTCGCTCGGCACCGAGTGGCACTACAGCCTCGACTCGCTCCGCAGCCGCTTCGGCGAAATCCGGGCCATGAAAAAACCCAGGAAGGCCGCCACCAGCACGTGGTATCGCGCCACCGCGTATCACCTCGACACCGACGTCGGGCTCACCGGCCTGCCTTTCGACCAGGATACCTACGGCGTCACCGCCGGCCTTGACCGCACCATCCCGTCAGCCGCGTCACAGCTCATCCTCGGCGCGTTCTTTACCGTGAACCGCACCGACCGCCATTACGACAACCACGGCGATGGCGACACCAACGACTACGGCGGAGGACTCTACCTCACGTGGCTGCACGAATCAGGCTGGTTCGCCGACATCGTGCTCAAGGGCAATCAATACAAAAACGGCTTCGATGTCCTCGCCGACGACGGCACTGCCACCAGCGCGGATTATTCCAATGTCGCCGCCGGCTTCTCGGTGGAATTTGGCCGCAAGGTATCCTTCGGTCGCCTCTGGCTGGAGCCCGGCGTGCAAATCGCGTCCGCGTGGCTCGGTGGCGGCGACTACGACACCAGCACCGGCATTCACGTCGAAATCGACCGTTCCAGCGCCACGCAATACCGCGGTCAGGTGCGTTTCGGAGTCGATGCCGGCCCGTGCTGGCACCCTTACGCCAGGCTCGGCGCAGTGCGCAGCGAGAACAGCGGCGGACTCGTCCACACCGCGGAAGGCTCTTGGGCGACGCAGTTCGCCGGCTGGCGTTTCGAGGCCGGCGCCGGCCTCGCCTTCAATGTCAATTCAGACAGTCAGTTGTATTTTGATTATGAATACAACAAGGCCGACCACTATGAGCGCCCCTGGGCCGTGAGCCTCGGCTACCGCCGCCTGTGGTGA
- a CDS encoding DUF7594 domain-containing protein, with protein MITLKKFILSQLASVGLIVALTGHAAPLNVTVTSTPEGVTPAVLGYNLGHFMSGSNTADWWRYSNVKAARVFRQPNTVEVIHNGDDGVAGLASFVARRAALRANTSDPAQSLDNSYIDWPFFINRHNTMLVSGSNRFIATPTFSELRRQGVELLLQMTASLTVFTIENDDDWAGKWLLWRFYYTQAFIFGREYDVRRYSMFNEPNHANAGGITYEQWHQRLKLASDAIQCALADVNSRYGKSLVPEVFATNTAYANTTSLNEWGKPTVEKRHERFDGTSDPAWRNFHFYNYQSYNTSPTVLENYFRQVKEAITPLVGDEEPYGIGLTEINTSTSANFDAVDYSSDDPLHYAALGGDLVALTRAGAAQLYLFKFGQTARTDEGSRYPVTKNGTHYVNNDTTSGSVNPYGGASQTAEVYRLFNKAARGARPRLACAGDTPPSSLYLLVTRDDAAGFVYIFAANTGASELPLNLDVSALGLPVGNLFTVEEVSDRSRGGVVARAEVTGGAGGGIGAITLRPQSVALVSISTRPQAVMAEAGSRTLTVNPVADAQLADGAGRETPAGGGASMIVRSDGLTADGRRVALIKFPVPAIAADDFQAVLLDLYTATTDGGAFAQAHVYGLDDDGWDEHAVTWSTLASALRQNVPAGNKIANNVVANQGSMTSILGQLVATSASAAETMVDVTDFVRRQDDGFASFLIVQDHRWDETLDIAHTPGDTQPGGIGIVTREGANGAVHGPRLLIAASAEPSGPTLIAQPSGAAVEEGEAVTLAVTPENDAGVTYQWRKDGVAIAGATFSTLSLAGVLSDAGIYDVVVTNNQGSVVSNEALVVIRPSADGSPFAQPAAVAIDRGGNLYVADAGRHVIYGITPDNYVSVFAGQPDSPGAQNAVGGAARFRNPGALAVRDGSLYVADTGNATIRALSRDATVSAFAGGIGVHAHADGQAAAARFDHPEGIASDADGNLYVADTGNHVIRKITPARVVTTIAGKPRTAGALDATGTQALFRSPAGIAASGSGAELVLYVADTGNHTLRKITAATGEVTTLGGAPEQPGCADGTAAAARFREPRGLLVDGAGDIYLADTGNSLIRLVTQTGTVTTIAGLPGADSVPGLAGYKDGTGEGAWFAHPGAIALAENGKLYVADTGNFAVRVIDENNNVTTLPVQEGTPPPSENGNSGSQGGGGGAPTPWMLAVLAVLMLCRVPRR; from the coding sequence ATGATTACCCTCAAAAAATTCATCCTTTCCCAACTTGCTTCGGTTGGCTTGATTGTGGCTCTCACTGGCCACGCGGCGCCGCTCAATGTCACGGTGACTTCCACGCCCGAAGGCGTCACGCCCGCCGTGCTCGGCTATAATCTCGGGCACTTCATGTCAGGGTCGAACACCGCCGACTGGTGGCGTTATTCCAACGTGAAGGCCGCGCGGGTTTTTCGCCAGCCAAACACGGTGGAGGTCATCCATAACGGTGACGATGGTGTCGCAGGCCTGGCGTCGTTCGTGGCGCGGCGCGCGGCGTTGCGGGCCAACACATCCGATCCGGCGCAATCGCTTGATAACAGCTACATCGACTGGCCGTTTTTTATCAACCGGCACAATACCATGCTCGTATCCGGCTCCAACCGATTTATTGCCACGCCAACATTTTCCGAGCTGCGCCGGCAGGGCGTGGAACTGTTGCTCCAGATGACGGCAAGCCTGACTGTTTTCACGATTGAGAACGATGACGACTGGGCGGGCAAATGGCTGCTCTGGCGGTTTTATTATACGCAGGCATTTATCTTTGGCCGCGAATACGATGTGCGCCGGTATTCGATGTTCAACGAGCCCAACCACGCCAACGCCGGCGGCATCACCTACGAGCAATGGCACCAGCGCCTCAAACTCGCCTCCGACGCCATCCAATGCGCGCTGGCCGATGTTAATTCACGCTATGGCAAAAGCCTCGTGCCCGAGGTCTTCGCGACCAATACCGCCTATGCCAACACCACTTCGCTCAACGAATGGGGCAAGCCCACGGTGGAAAAACGTCACGAGCGATTCGATGGCACCAGTGACCCTGCGTGGAGGAATTTTCATTTCTACAATTACCAGTCCTACAACACCAGTCCCACCGTGCTGGAAAATTATTTCCGACAGGTCAAGGAGGCCATCACTCCACTCGTGGGTGATGAGGAGCCCTACGGCATCGGGCTGACCGAGATAAACACCAGCACGTCGGCAAATTTTGACGCGGTTGATTACTCATCTGATGATCCGTTGCATTATGCCGCGCTCGGCGGCGATCTCGTGGCGCTCACTCGCGCGGGGGCCGCGCAGCTTTATCTGTTCAAGTTCGGCCAGACCGCGCGCACCGATGAGGGCAGTCGTTATCCCGTGACGAAAAATGGCACGCACTATGTGAATAATGACACCACCTCCGGCAGCGTAAATCCCTATGGCGGCGCTTCCCAGACCGCCGAGGTTTACCGTCTCTTCAACAAGGCCGCCCGTGGCGCGCGGCCGCGCCTCGCCTGCGCCGGTGACACGCCTCCCTCCAGCCTCTACCTGCTCGTCACGCGCGACGACGCGGCGGGATTTGTTTATATCTTCGCCGCCAACACCGGCGCCTCGGAGCTTCCGCTCAACCTCGATGTATCCGCGCTCGGCCTGCCCGTTGGCAATCTCTTCACCGTCGAGGAAGTCAGCGACCGCAGCCGCGGCGGCGTGGTTGCTCGCGCGGAAGTAACGGGAGGGGCGGGAGGAGGCATCGGCGCGATCACCCTGCGCCCGCAATCGGTGGCGCTCGTTTCCATTTCCACGCGCCCGCAGGCGGTCATGGCCGAAGCCGGCTCGCGGACGCTCACCGTAAATCCCGTGGCCGACGCGCAACTGGCCGACGGAGCCGGGCGCGAGACTCCCGCCGGTGGCGGCGCGTCGATGATTGTGCGCAGCGACGGCCTCACCGCCGACGGGCGCCGCGTGGCACTCATCAAGTTTCCCGTGCCCGCCATCGCCGCCGATGATTTTCAGGCCGTGCTGCTCGATCTCTACACCGCCACGACAGACGGCGGTGCGTTTGCCCAGGCTCATGTTTATGGGCTGGACGACGATGGTTGGGATGAGCATGCGGTCACCTGGTCCACGCTCGCGTCGGCTCTTCGCCAAAACGTCCCGGCGGGAAACAAAATCGCCAACAACGTCGTCGCCAACCAAGGCAGCATGACCTCGATTCTCGGCCAGCTCGTCGCGACTTCTGCTTCGGCTGCCGAGACGATGGTTGACGTGACGGATTTCGTGCGCAGGCAGGACGACGGTTTCGCCTCGTTCCTCATTGTGCAGGACCACCGTTGGGACGAAACGCTCGACATCGCCCACACGCCGGGCGACACGCAGCCGGGCGGCATCGGCATCGTCACGCGCGAGGGCGCAAACGGTGCTGTTCACGGGCCGCGCCTGCTCATCGCCGCGTCCGCCGAACCCTCTGGCCCCACGCTCATCGCGCAACCTTCGGGTGCCGCGGTGGAGGAGGGCGAGGCGGTGACGCTCGCCGTCACCCCGGAGAACGACGCGGGGGTCACCTATCAATGGCGCAAGGACGGCGTGGCAATCGCCGGCGCGACCTTTTCCACCCTGTCGTTGGCGGGCGTTTTGTCCGACGCTGGAATCTACGATGTCGTCGTGACCAACAACCAGGGCAGCGTCGTCAGCAACGAAGCCCTCGTGGTGATCAGGCCCTCGGCGGACGGCAGTCCTTTCGCGCAGCCCGCCGCCGTTGCGATTGACCGCGGAGGCAACCTCTACGTGGCCGATGCGGGCCGGCATGTGATTTATGGCATCACGCCGGACAACTACGTGAGCGTATTTGCCGGGCAACCGGACTCGCCCGGCGCGCAAAACGCCGTTGGCGGCGCCGCGCGCTTTCGCAATCCCGGCGCGCTGGCCGTGCGCGACGGCAGCCTCTACGTGGCCGACACGGGCAACGCGACCATCCGCGCCCTCTCGCGCGACGCGACCGTCTCCGCGTTTGCCGGCGGCATCGGGGTGCATGCCCACGCGGACGGACAAGCCGCCGCGGCCCGCTTCGACCATCCCGAGGGCATCGCCAGCGACGCGGACGGAAACCTTTACGTGGCGGACACGGGCAACCACGTCATTCGCAAAATCACGCCCGCGCGCGTCGTCACGACGATTGCCGGCAAGCCCCGCACCGCGGGCGCGCTTGACGCCACCGGCACGCAGGCGCTCTTTCGTTCGCCCGCCGGCATCGCCGCGAGCGGTTCCGGGGCGGAACTCGTGCTCTATGTGGCCGACACGGGCAACCACACCCTCCGCAAAATCACCGCCGCCACCGGCGAGGTCACGACGCTGGGCGGCGCGCCGGAGCAGCCGGGTTGCGCGGACGGCACCGCCGCCGCCGCGCGCTTCCGCGAGCCGCGAGGGCTGCTCGTGGACGGAGCCGGTGACATTTACCTTGCGGACACCGGCAACTCGCTCATCCGCCTCGTCACGCAAACCGGCACGGTGACGACCATCGCCGGACTGCCCGGCGCCGACAGCGTGCCCGGCCTCGCCGGTTACAAGGACGGCACTGGCGAAGGCGCATGGTTCGCGCACCCGGGGGCAATCGCACTGGCGGAGAACGGGAAACTCTACGTGGCCGACACCGGCAACTTCGCCGTTCGTGTCATCGACGAGAACAACAATGTGACCACCCTGCCCGTCCAGGAGGGCACTCCGCCGCCGTCCGAAAATGGAAACAGCGGTTCGCAAGGCGGTGGCGGCGGTGCGCCGACGCCTTGGATGCTGGCCGTGCTCGCCGTCCTCATGCTGTGCCGTGTCCCCCGCCGCTGA